TATGCTTTCTAACAATACTTGAATAGTTTTGCCAAAATGAATCAAGATTATCTGAGTTTACTTTAGTTGAACATTTATGCTTTTGATCTCCTGAACCATAGGATATCCTTATTAGTAAGGGATAAACTTCGGTAGAAATGTCTTTATACtgctttaaattatttgttcTCTTAGAGATATCATAATGTGGGAATTTTGtcatattaaattctttattaccCTCCACAGCATCATGTTCTACTAATCTCTTCATTGTTAATCTGacatt
The window above is part of the Henningerozyma blattae CBS 6284 chromosome 2, complete genome genome. Proteins encoded here:
- the SRP14 gene encoding RNA-binding signal recognition particle subunit SRP14 (similar to Saccharomyces cerevisiae SRP14 (YDL092W); ancestral locus Anc_2.364) translates to MAAKNDGCLDPKEFLSKTSEFFENASKNNINVRLTMKRLVEHDAVEGNKEFNMTKFPHYDISKRTNNLKQYKDISTEVYPLLIRISYGSGDQKHKCSTKVNSDNLDSFWQNYSSIVRKHMTGLIKKKKKSKAGENKDKKSKGKKKSKGKSLRK